A stretch of DNA from Rhodothermales bacterium:
TCCCAGGTGCTCCTCCATGCCGTCGAAGATCTGTTTTTTCAGCTCGGGCGTCACGCCCATGGATCCCATGCCCTGCACGTTGGAATGTCCCCGGATGGGCATGAGTCCCGCGCCGGGCTTGCCTACCATGCCCCGGATGAGGGCCAGGTTGGCCATGGCCTGCACGCTGGCCGTTCCATGGGTATGATGCGTGATCCCCATCGCCCAGCTGAACACCACCCGCTCGGCGGTTGCATAGTCGGAGGCCGTCGCCAGGATCTCTTCCCGGCTCACGCCACTCGATGCCTCGATATCGGTCCAGGACAGGCGTTCCACATGCGCACGGAAAGCCTTGGGGGATGCACACCATCCATCCAGGAATGCCTGGTCTTCGGCGCCCATCTCGAACACGGCCTTCGCCAGGCCCGTGAAAAAGGCCAGATCGCCGCCGGGACGCGGTTGTACGAACCGTGAGGCCACGCGCGTGCCGAACAGCATGCTCCGGATATCGCTGGGCACCTTGAACCGCTCGAGTCCCGGTTCACGTACGGGGTTCACCACAATAACCTTCCCCCCGCGCCGTCGAAGGTGCATGAGGGAGGTCATGAGCCGCGGATGGTTGCTGGCCGGATTCGCCCCGACGACGAACACCAGATCCGCCTTGTCCAGATCCTCCAGCACGACCGTCGCCGTTCCGGTCCCCAGACTGCCCGACAAACCTACACCACTCGCTTGGTGGCAATAGAAGCTGCAATTGTTGACGTTGTTGGTGCCGTAAGCCCGGGCCAGCAATTGCAACAGGAAACCGGCCTCGTTGCTGGAGCGACCCGAAAAGTAGAAGAAACTTTCGTCGGGCGGCGTCGCGGCCAGTTTCTCGGCGATGGCCTCCAGCGCCTCGTCCCAGGAGACGGGTGCATAACGCGACTGGCCCGCCCGGCGTACCACCGGGCGGGCCAGTCGGCCTGCATGTTCCAATTGCCGCGGCGACAGGCTCCGCAGCCGGTCCACCGGATGCGTTGCCCAGAAGGCGTCCGGAATGGCCGATTGCATGTCCGACACCATGGCCTGGAGGCTCTTCTTGCACACTTCAGGGAAATGTCCAGCCTCATTCACCATGCCACCGGACTGCCCGCCCATGCCCAGTGCACAGGTCTTGCACGCGTTGCGCGTGCGCATGGCTTTCCAGAGGGATCGGAGGCCTCCGGCCTCACCGGCCTTGCGGAAGGTATAGGCCAGCGCCTGCCACCCGCCGCCTGAAGTCGGACTATTTCCCGGTGTACTTGGCCACATCCACCTTGTAGTCACGGACGAATTTGGCAACAATCGGGGACTTTGAATTCAGCCATTCCGGATTGATCATCTTGGCAGAGAGTGCCTTGGCGTCATCAATCTTTCCATCCACCCGGATTTTGTCGAATGCCTTGATGGTGCGCGCCTTGCGTCCATCCACGCCCTTGCCATTCAGGATATACTTGTCGGGCGTGTTGCTCTTGCGAACCGACTTCTTTTTCGCTCCACCGGACTTCCTGGCCGTGGACTTGGGTTTGGCTCCGAACAATTCC
This window harbors:
- a CDS encoding FdhF/YdeP family oxidoreductase; translation: MWPSTPGNSPTSGGGWQALAYTFRKAGEAGGLRSLWKAMRTRNACKTCALGMGGQSGGMVNEAGHFPEVCKKSLQAMVSDMQSAIPDAFWATHPVDRLRSLSPRQLEHAGRLARPVVRRAGQSRYAPVSWDEALEAIAEKLAATPPDESFFYFSGRSSNEAGFLLQLLARAYGTNNVNNCSFYCHQASGVGLSGSLGTGTATVVLEDLDKADLVFVVGANPASNHPRLMTSLMHLRRRGGKVIVVNPVREPGLERFKVPSDIRSMLFGTRVASRFVQPRPGGDLAFFTGLAKAVFEMGAEDQAFLDGWCASPKAFRAHVERLSWTDIEASSGVSREEILATASDYATAERVVFSWAMGITHHTHGTASVQAMANLALIRGMVGKPGAGLMPIRGHSNVQGMGSMGVTPELKKQIFDGMEEHLGIQLPTRPGRDTLACMEAAAEGHMRFALCLGGNLYGSNPDSAFAAQALQQVETVVYLSTTLNTGHAHGTGKDTWILPVLAWDEEPEPTTQESMFNYVRMSDGGPARIAGARPETDVIATLGASMGSAHPWVPGAERLDWTTLGSTEGIRRLIGTIVPGYGAIADIDTTKEEFQIAGRTFHTPGFPTPDGKARLLVHPLPEPPSADDGTLTLMTIRSEGQFNTVVYEEEDLYRGQTARDVILVHPDTAAAQGLRDGQRVRVNGPAGTMPNIRVSVFDRIRPGAAAMYFPESNILLDRIVDTRSRTPAFKSVPVVLES
- a CDS encoding H-NS family nucleoid-associated regulatory protein, whose translation is MMENLQELIEQKTSVEKERAKIEQQLKKLRERTHKQLRKKIEKMCADAGTSVEELFGAKPKSTARKSGGAKKKSVRKSNTPDKYILNGKGVDGRKARTIKAFDKIRVDGKIDDAKALSAKMINPEWLNSKSPIVAKFVRDYKVDVAKYTGK